Part of the Solanum pennellii chromosome 10, SPENNV200 genome is shown below.
ACTAAAAAAAGGTGGATGTAGACTTATTTTCTTGTTCAATTGAACCTACCATTCTTCAAATGTAAATGTTACAggttttttgagaaagaaattgAGGTCCTAAGAACAAAATGTTACGCATAtatgacaataattaataaatacgtcctttaatacttattattatcAACAAAAACACAATATACTCAATATGATTTTACAAGTGAGGTCTAGCAGAGAATAATAAATAGACCTTACCTCTTTAGAAAGATAGATAGTCTGATAGATctcaattgaaaaataataagtaCTATATCAGTTCACATCTCTTGTGAAATGTAACTTCTAAAAAAACAATCtagtcattatataaaaatcatcacAATACATAAAATGCAATTggataagaaaaattaatgttGTAATTGAGATGTAGTTGAAAGTCATTACCTGCTAAATACATTATTGAAAGTCACTATTTGAACACATAGAATTCTATTGAAAACTGTCCTAGGCAattgtaaaaaaatttcaatttgaataGTGAAGAAAGGAAATAGTTATGCTTTCAAGTGGAAAAATTAGGAAGCTTTTCACTAgtgagtgatattttttttctcacgtGCATTTTTTTATTGGATACTTTTATGGGTCaagtgaaaaaattaagaatCTTCTCACTATTTAGTACTGATTTACTTTTCGCATGCATAATTTATATGGAAAAcaagtgatttttattttattttccataGCATAAATTATCACTGATTTGGAGTGAGACAAACCTTTGCTTTCATAGTAAGTTGTCTGTTCCACTATACAATTATGTGTGCAAACATACTTGCACAATAACAATCTCATTGAcctctaatttttttcataaagtaTTATCTAATCGATTCACTTCATGAATATATCATCCACCACAACtagaaaataattgataaatataaccTCTAACCTCTTCGGAGCCATAGAGAGACTAATCATCAaagatacaaaaataaaattataatttgttgatgatatattgataaagggtttaattaattaatgatttacGAAAGAATATTAATTTCAATATGAAAGTTATTATTTCTGCATGTTGTCAGACAAATTAGTTTGGTTGAACGCATTCCCCATTGCAAGAAAAATTATTGTTTCCACTGCAAACCAGCGAGAAATTTGTGATACAAAAATATGATTGtatcatttataattttcaCTGTATCACATCACtggaaaagtatttttaaaaatatatttttaaaaatatattatcactaaaataaggagaaatttcttgattttgtcATATGAAAGCATTACTACTTTTAGCTTCTCACCAATTCAATCAAatcatttatgaaaataaacaataattttttttcactagAAAAAGTTCAGCGCGAAACTAGTgatttttagtaatatatagGATTTGATGACTTTCGTCATACAATTGTGTCTCAAtcccaaaattattttttcttgaccATCCTTTAAAACTAATTCAATTGTATTTCTGTATTAtgagaattttcaaaaattaactaGATTGTCGCTTCAAAAGCAACATTTCATAAGATATGGTCGTAAATAGCCTCTATAGGTCTCAAGGTATGAGTAAGATCTACTTATCTatttcttcttcaaactccagtTGTTGAATTGTACTGAGTATGTTATCGATGCTGATAATGATAATTTTCAAATGATGGATGCAGTAATAtctatcatatatattatatttttgtccaGTTGACTTCAAATGTTTTTCTCAAAGAACCTATcacttgtctattttttttttttaaaaaaatggtagGTTCAATTGAATCAGTAAACAAGGCTGCATTCACTTCTTATAATTTCGTGAAACAAGTATTTTGTGCAATCATTTGATCACTAGTATGCTCTTAACGTATTGAAATTTTCTaatattgtattaattttttcttatttatgagtcatttataatgttattattgTACTTGTAGCTTTTATGAGACAAAAGTTTTCCTTTCTTATACATACTTTGGTAGATATTGCTATATTTTGATactaattaaaagttaaatttttgttGTTAAACAAGCTTACTCTAACTTAATATGAGAAACATGTTGAAAGTAAGTCCTCAAAATACAAGAATAATATTTGGATCTTTGGTTAGGATTATAATGGTAAAGACCATAttactaaaattttataatcaatcTTCAAAAAATGCCAATAATGTATTTATCATATGTGTCAAGAGCAAAAAAGGGTACGTCCCATCGCTACTATAATGAGGATTGCATGAGTTTATCTTGATTTTTTGGCCATTGCACATTAAAAGCATTATAATACGCCTTTTGacaaatatgttttcttttcatttttcatttttttaatattatattttcatatgcaAGCTGTTGTTTTCAATTAGTTGTTCATATTAAATGAAATCTCTTCTAATTGATCAATTTAACTTTCATAATGGAAGATGTTATTAGGATCAATTACTATTAGTAAATGatcttaataatatatttaaacgATAAAAATCATATTGATCAACAAGAGAACTccttttaacataaaaattaatttgaaaataacttgcatatgaaaaacataatattaataaagttAAGTATGAAAATAAAACATGCTTGCCAGAATGAATATCAAAACACTTCTTATGTGCATTAGCTAATACATCATAGTTCATTTTGCATTCCTCCTTAGAAGATCAACGAATCTGCTTCCTTTTTTTTGCACTTGATACTTACAATAAATTCATCACAATGACTAAATTTATGTGATCCGTTGCATATTTGAAGACTTATTATAAAATTTGAGCAGAAAAATATGTACCACCGAAACTTTAGaggttttaaccaaactaagccattatataaagccattcaccaaaataatatgtttttctaaaattttacaaaactagtataaacgtattccacAGTAACGTTTTCGGATATATTTTACgttttaaaagttgatggcgtcagattgatatacgttactcacagtaacgttttaatcctaaaacgttactcatagtaacgttttatgagtaaaacgttactcatagtaacgttttatgagtaaaacgttactgaaaataatgttttaggagtaaaacgttacttacagtaacgtatatcaacctaatgctgttagtttttttaaaataaaatataccctaaaacgttaccgtgaaatacgtttatactaattttgtaaaattttaaaaaaaatgtattactttggtaaattgttttatataatgggttagtttggttaaaaattcGAAACTTTATAACCAtaaacaatattcaaataatatgATTTCATTTTATGAAAGACTCTTTTTTATCATGTTACTCAAATTTAGTCGGAATATGTTTGTGTAACAATAAAAGATAACTTTTTTATTAATACTTAAATATGGAGACATGTATCAAACGATAATAAGAATGgctatttttttgtttcataaaaaaTCGCAAGAATAAATACGATAATAACATTCTAAATAACTCagtgatgaaaaaaatataattttaaattatttcaattgATAAAAGCATACTAATGATTAAGTGATTACACCAAAGTACATATTTTAAGAAGGTATTCTCAAAGGTGGATGTAAGCTtatttacttgttcaatttAACCAACTATTTTTCAAATGTACATGATGCAGGTTCTTTGAGAAAGAAAACGAGGTCCAAAGAACAAACTATGCATATGGCAGGAATTAATAAATACGCTTGTAGTCACTTACAAtttcactacaccattttaggtctatGGCAACACTAAATCTggacaacgcttataaagtgttgcctaaaatacttttgggaacacttttaaagtgtagccaaagattttgacttttagctacattaattttagcaacacttctaaagtgtactctttaatgggataacctacgctttataagtattgttatagttggcaacaactatttacatgaatggccacacttttaaagtgtgtgatttttataattgtaaatacaacacattaaaaatgtggccttagtgttttcaccaaaattttatattccctccaacattttcacattaaaatttgatctccctcccatttttatttggccaaaaaaaaaataaaacattaaagaaaaattaaaaagaataaaacattaaagaaatataaaaaaaggcAACATTTCCTAAAACTTCAGCTGAAGCTTCCATTTTCAGCTGAAGAACACCATTTGCATGAACAGAAGAAGGATCGAAGAACGGAAGAAATCAATATGTGCTACGATTTTTGTCACATTTCTGTCAAACTTCAACTGAAGAACACCATTTTCAGCTGAAAAATCGAAGAGCATTACGATTTCTCTGAACATGAActgaagaagacgattttcCTCTCAGCTTCGTTGTTCAAGATTGGAGAGCTGACGAAGAcgattttcttcaaagatttctGTGTAAACTGCTGATCCATCagatttccttttgaaaattgaaagaaaatgcttCACAAATCAACTTGCCTCATGTCTTAAAGCTTTAGGTTGTTGGAATAGAGTTTATCAGGTAAGAGATTTTGCCTTCAAAAAGCTAAATTACAGCTTTaagattttgatattcttgtgtgTCAGTCAAAAATTTAAGTTAGGACTGTTGTTGATAcgaattttgttgattttgggAGTTTAGTTTATAGTTGTATTACGTATAAATGGGCAGATTATCTTTGACTAACTAGTTTTTTCTCTTGAATGTTGAATGTAAAAGCTGAAGCTAAGTCGCCTTTATATGAAGAACTGAGTTGTAGCTAAGTCGTCTTTCTTCGAAGAACTAAATTGTTGAAGCTGGCGATACCTACGATATTTTGTCCCTAATATGGATTTCGTCAAGTGTAAGTAGCTACTCtacataaatttcaaaagttttaaatttttgtattaatgtCACTGTTTTTTTAGTCTTCCTGAGTTCATAGTTGTGCTCACCTTAAGCTTAGTTTGTTCCTTTGTTAACCACATTGATTATGTCTTGTAGCTATTTGCTtgtaaaatttttcttttttcgacTACATGTCTTGAAGTGTCTAGAAgtcattttgttgtttctctaGTGCATTTTCAAGTGTACATCAGAATCTTTAGTTCAATATTTCTTAGTTGTTTTGGGATCACCTCGTAGTATGAATTTGCTAAACTTGCTTTGTATTTTGAGTTGCACTATATAGAAAACGAATCATATGCCTTAGAGATAGACGATATAGGATATATATTTCAAGTCTAGAAGGGGTAGAGAGGAAGCAGTAACTTGTGAGAGTGTTTTGCAAGAGCTGGACATTACAACTATGACAAACAGGAAATTTCTTCCTATAAAGTGatctattagaaaaaaaatagaaatagacTTAAACTTTTGTGGCTGGACAGtacataatttcttattttttacaatAACAAGTAACTGTGTATGATAAGTTTGATTGGTGAACATTTTATTACCTTCTATAACTGGTAAAACTACAGTGATAGCATAACATGCTTTAATTGCGaatgtatataacttaaatcctTAGTAAAGCAATTTTTTCTACGTCTTTAAttgatttgtttctttttctacttTCAAATTGAGGAttatgctttctttcttttctactAACTGTTACTAGCAATAACAGAATAGAAGTAGAAGATTTGTTTTTGTAGTATGGACAACCTGTTGAGTTTTGGATATTTTTGAAAGTGAGGCATGCTTCAtctaagttttaaaaaaaaattaggagaaGTCAGTGCAAATAAAACGGAGAGAAAGTTTTGTATGATACTAAAGTTTGTCCTATTTGATAAGCTAGATGCAACGGATGAGAAATAGCTTGTAACTTTGTAATTTCATTGCATGTCAAGTTCTTGCATATAGAATAGAAGTAAATAGAACTGTAAAGATAGTCTATGGTCAAGTGCTATAAGACTGTCTATGGATGATGCTAAAGTCTGTTTCTACGTCTGTCCTCTTGATGAAGTTAACGACTTCATTATCAACCTTTTCCTCACTGACTTTATGTTTCTCCTTCCTATCGACTTCAACGGTTCTGTCGTGCTCCACAAAGTGGGCTTTCTTTTGAGCTTCAGGGGGGGAGACCTATGGTGGTATCCACCAACACTTTTTCTCTGTGACTTCAGTTGATCGGATGCCTTTCCCTTTAGTCTACGTCAAACTCTAGATATTCCAGTTAGTAATGAACACGAATAAGCCTACTGAAGagcttaaaatatatttattcttttgtaatttttgaagaataaacATGTTGTAATTTGTATGCTTCCAAGTTTGAAACTTGTGACCATATCTTTTAAACTAGAGTCTATTTATCTTAGTGatgaaactaaataaaaaagcaGTTTTAATATATAAGAATCAACATCAGGAAACAATGTTGATCTCTTCTTTACATTCCTAATCATAGAGAACCTCCTCACTTCTTTACAAtgtattgtttcttttttacattgactaaaaaaataactcatataaaatgagacaTGAGAAATAAGCAATTTTGTTGTAAActtcaaaaatgacaaataatttaaaagagagaaaaaatgatGTGATTTCCAGTATGATTGGGGTGGCAGGGAGAGTGCAGACGAAAGGTGGGGTGGTGAGAGCAAGGGGTTAATAGTATTGGGTGTGGAGTTGAGAGTTGGTACAGGTCGCCTCGTGATCGGAGAAGGCAAATCCATGGAAGACTGTTCCCCCTTGTCACGTGGGTTCTCTTTTGACTAACAATAATGAGTTATGACCCATTCATTTCTTACCCATAGATATGAAATTACAAAAAGTTGTAACGTAACACATGAGAACTAGCAGTATAACTCAGGTATTACTATATATAGTGACCACTTGGCATTTGCTTAGCTTATCAATACTAAACAATCTCTCATGTAACACATAATCATATGGTCCCTACCCCTCTCTGCATTTTTTTCTGCAAACAAAGAATCCAAAAAAACGTGTGACGACCAACGTGGACTACCCTGCACCTGCTGACTGATAATTTTATCAACTTATATAAATCAGCTAACAGACAATACGAGCTGACTGGATTGCCTTGGTCTATACAGTTTTAGATGACTAAAAAAAGTGCACGTCTAAATGCTTTGGCAGTTTTACATGATTCAAGAAAATATccagtttttatttttatctaaacTTGTAAAGTTCACCAGTAACTACATTTGTAGCTTAAGAAATTTGGTCAAGTTTGTGTAAGAAGTTGTTTTCAAATAGATAAGCAtgcaatatttgaaaatcatgtCTCTCTGTTGATTTTTTCTAGTCACCTTTGTTGACTTCTTGTTCTATGGATGTGGAAATACTTGGTTTCAATTGATGTGGTATTTAGTGGACTTAATCCTTGATAAAGTAGGACTGAAAAGGAATCATTGCTCCACAAGAATGTTGGCTTTACCGGTGGTTCTAACCATGTTCTTTCTAAACACTAGGGGTACTACCGGGTGTAATGAAAAATCAATGTTGAAGAAACACATGATGAAATACTtgttgaatttcaaaaaatgcTTTGACTGATTGTTTACTTACATGATCTTGAGTTTCTAATGTTATAGTTTTTGGTATTTAATTAGATTCAGTATCATTTTTGTGTTGAATTAGATTCAAAATACTTTTCTGTTTTGGTGTTTTGACGTGCTTACTCGGTTGCACGGGTTAAAACATAAGAAGTTAAATCCACATCCTTTAAGTTTCAGAAATATAGTTAATGAATTTGTAAGAGAACTATAAAGGCAAACAGAACATGTAGGACGTACATAAAAGATAAACTCGCTTAAAAATCCTTCataaatcaaagttaaaacTTAAGCAAAAGTAGCATCAGGGAATGCAACCTGATTTAACAAACCGACTGAGTCTTTTGTAAAGCATCTAACAGAGTACCCCCCCCCCTATGGATACTTATGGGGAATAAAGAAGTTCTTGAGTAAATTTAGGCCGCTAATGGAGGTTTGATATCGTCATTCTGATGCTTTCATTATTTCAGTGAAAGTTATTTCTTTCTACTCTTATGCTTGACCTTTTGAATATCCTTGGACTATGATGCATAATGTTTTTATTGATTGGGTTGGGCGTATTGCAGTTCTTTAGTTTACATTCATTCCTGCTGAAATCTTAATAACATGTTAACATTTATAACAAATACTACACTCACAGAACATTAACCACAAAAGGTAaggataaaaaatatctttcttcatgtaTCACTGATACAACAGTTCAGAAATATAAAAACCTGTTGTGCCACTAATACAGTGAAATTTGGAAACTGTTGTATTACTAAgacaacaaatataaaaattattgtattactaatacaaaGCGACATTCATAAGTTGTTGATCGAATGTTTAAACATGGTATTAGATATTTGATACTTCTCTGATTGTATGTGCACAAGAACGAGATTTTAAAGCTTTAACTCTAAAAGCTCATAAAACTATAAAAGCACTAAAGCTCTAAATTCAATACCAAAACTTTAACTTTTAATCATTtgaattctatttatttattttgtttcttaattaTGTATATCCTATtaattgtacttattttttcctttatagtatcatcaacattgaaaaatatttgtggAGGATTCAAGGTTTTATTTGGCATAGGGAATGTCTCATGACTAGGTAAGAAACTTTTATCATCTCATAACACATGATTCTGATAGATTACTCGtgacttttaaaacttatttgtgAACTAGTTAATGATTattgttgaaatattaaatattgacatcTTCTTCTAGGAGTTCACATATCCCATCCAAGGATTGGATGAATTTGGCAAGGTATAGCAAAGAGTATATTGATGGCATTGAATCATTTCTAGATTTTGCTTACTCTTATGGAGATCCTCATGGAGAGAAGATTCAGTGTCCATGTGCAAAATGTTGTAATATTCTTTTAAATTGAAGGAATGTAGTGTATGATCATCTAATATGCTATGGATTCGTTAAAGGCTATACTAGATGGATCAATCACTGGGAATGGGATATCAAGttgaatgttgatgatgatatgaattACTCGCGtgatgatattgatgaattgttgaaTGATCAATTTAGAGATGTTGCACAGGCAGGAGGAGTTTATGATGGTCCTAATGAAGATGCCAAGAAATTATATATCTTACTTTAATAGGTAAACCAAGAATTATATCCTGGTTGTATAGGTTTCTCTAAATTATCATTCACACTTCGCttatatttgttgaagtatttaCATGAATGGAGCAATGAATCATTCACTtctattttaaagttattaaaaGAGGCGATGCTCGAGTTGAACATTCCTCAGTCTTACAATAAAACCAAGTCTATGGTTAAGAATCTTGGTCTGGATCATGAGAAAATTGATGCATGTCCAAATGATTGCATGTTGTTCAGGAATGGTAATAAGGATGACGAATTTTGTCATACTTGTGGAGCGTCACGATATATTCAATCTCCTAAAGTTGATAGTGAGCTTGAGCCTTCAAAAAAACAACATCGAACTTCAGCAAAGACTTTGAGACACTTTCCATTAATTCCTAGACTCAAAAGGCTATTTATGTGCTCAAAGACGGCAAATTCTTTGAGGTGGCATGAAGAGGAACATTCTAAAGATGGAAAGTTAAGGCATCCCGCTGATGGTCTAGCATGGAAAGACTTTGATAGGGTGCATCCAGATTTCACACTAGATTGTCGCAATGTGAGACTTGGCTTGTCAAGTGATGGATTCAATCCTTATCGAACCATGAGTATATCACATAGCACATGGCCAGTTATGTTGATGGTTTATAATCTGCCGCCTTGGATGTGCATGAAATATGAATATTCCATACTATCTTTACTTATACCTGGACCGCGATCACCTGGAAAtgacattgatatttacttacaaccattgatagagagttaaaattattattggatTCTGGGGTTGAAACATATGATGATTCCAGAAATGAAACTTTTCAAATGCGGGCAACTCTTATGTGGACAATCAGTGATTTTCCTGCATATGCTTTGTTATCTGGTTGGAGTACAAAAGGAAAGTTTGCTTGCCCTTGTTGTAACTATGGCACTAATCTCGCTATCTTAAACATAGTCGGAAAATGTGCTATATGGATCATCGTGTTTTTATAGCGATGGATCATCCATGGAGATCAAACAAAAGATCATTCAATGGAAAAACTGAATTCAGCCCTCCACCAGCTCCTTTAAAGGGAACTGATGTTCTTAATAGCTTACATGATTTTGAAAATGTGTTTGGGAAGAAGAGAAAGAGATCAAATGATGGCCCATGGAAaaaaaggtcaatttttttttgaattaccttACTGGCAGCACAACTTGTTACGTCACAACCTTGATGTAATGCACATAGAGAAGAACATAGTTGATAGCATACTTGGAACTCTTTTGGATATTTCAGGAAAAACAAAGGATCATGCAAAAGCACGATATGATTTGAAAGATATGGGAATCAGGAAGAACCTTCATCCACAAGATACAGAAGATAGTAAGAGAACAAAGTTTACAAAGGCGTGCTTCTCAATGTCAAATGGAGAGAAATCCATCTTTTGTGGAGTTTTAAAGACAGCCAAGCTACCTGATGGTAGTGCCTCCAATATATCTAGGTGTGTGcacttggatgaaagaaagGTGTCTAATTATAAAACCCATGATGCTCATTTCATGTTACATTACTTACTTCCAATACCAATTAAAAGCATTCTTCCTGATCATGTGGCTATTCCTTTGATTCGTCTAAGTTCCTTCTTCCATCGTTTGTGCCAAAAAGTAATCACAttggaggaacttgattgcTTAGAAGTAGAAACAGTAATTCAGTTGGAGCAAATTTTTCCTCCTTCATTTTTTGATATCATGATTCATTTGCCTATTCATTTGGTGAATGAAGTGAGATTATGCGGCCCAGTGCAAAATCGATGGATGTATTCCTTTGAAAGAGAAATGGGtacattcaaatcatacatTCGCAATAGGCATTTTCCAGAAGGTTGCATAGCAGAGACACGAGATGGAATAGATTGCATGaatttattctcaaaatatCTGCATCGGGGTGTGCATACCAAATATAATAGAAGAGCGCGAAACAATGATGAATGTGATCCAAGTGACGCAGAACTTGTGAGTTTGTTTTCTAACAAAGGAGTTCCTTTAGGAGCAAAGAA
Proteins encoded:
- the LOC107001478 gene encoding uncharacterized protein LOC107001478 — translated: MDHPWRSNKRSFNGKTEFSPPPAPLKGTDVLNSLHDFENVFGKKRKRSNDGKTKDHAKARYDLKDMGIRKNLHPQDTEDSKRTKFTKACFSMSNGEKSIFCGVLKTAKLPDGSASNISRCVHLDERKVSNYKTHDAHFMLHYLLPIPIKSILPDHVAIPLIRLSSFFHRLCQKVITLEELDCLEVETVIQLEQIFPPSFFDIMIHLPIHLVNEVRLCGPVQNRWMYSFEREMGTFKSYIRNRHFPEGCIAETRDGIDCMNLFSKYLHRGVHTKYNRRARNNDECDPSDAELVSLFSNKGVPLGAKKTDPIILDDKLLSQAHAYLLGNCDDVQEYIREHEQEVNNQSRRSKWSKANNHCQNFFQWFETRALQEDVPDLIKQLSRGPNSIAKRYSGYLINGYRFHVRQRDARSKKQNSGATLIASTTSFASSKDKNLIAADLTYYGRIVDIVELKYYNHLKEEPFVLASQVHQCFYVQDPYDQDKHYVMKTVPRDLFNMGDEVESNLPQSYENEPSEYSKGPSIPKDSGEVLLTRTDLPETIIDVTLEEFVTQQLEVEYEEEFEDEFKDESENEYEDEFSDAFEDEYENEYEDESDDEVESEEDTP